One Natator depressus isolate rNatDep1 chromosome 3, rNatDep2.hap1, whole genome shotgun sequence DNA segment encodes these proteins:
- the TMEM151B gene encoding transmembrane protein 151B: MSPPASAAAAGERGSSTSAPPEEAEGAREEQRPVKQSLSKSLCRESHWKCLLLSLLMYGCMGAMTWCHVTKVTRLTFDSAYKGKSMMYHDSPCSNGYVYIPLAFLVMLYVVYLVECWHCYIRNELQYKVDVDSVHERVQRMQQATPCIWWKAISYHYVRRTRQVTRYRNGDAYTTTQVYHERVNTHVAEAEFDYSNCGVKDISKDLMDLESYPATRLRFTKCFSFANVESENSYLTQRARFFTENEGLDDYMEAREGMHLKNVDFKEYMVAFSDPDNLPWYVSHYVFWVAALLSLSWPLRVLNEYRTSYVHYHVEKLFGFDFVAVTPAEERSFCRRMPRVNTVDSTELEWHIRSNQQLVPSYSEAVLMDLVGLSSCTSYSACRYGGYRQNCERCHRTISSSSIFSRSALSICNGSPRIPFSSSRFSLGRLYGSRRSCLWQSRSGSLNEQSCPTEQTRLSSQVTVEEEDPPAYQDALYFPVLIVHRNEGCLNHDHRHLHRNGSCMETSL; encoded by the coding sequence CAGCGACCGGTGAAGCAGTCCCTCAGTAAGTCCCTCTGCAGAGAATCCCACTGGAAATGCCTGCTGCTCTCCCTCCTCATGTACGGCTGCATGGGAGCTATGACCTGGTGCCATGTGACCAAGGTCACCCGGCTGACCTTTGACAGCGCCTACAAGGGCAAGTCCATGATGTATCACGATAGCCCCTGCTCCAATGGCTATGTTTACATCCCCCTGGCCTTCCTGGTGATGCTCTACGTGGTCTACCTGGTGGAGTGCTGGCACTGCTACATCCGCAATGAGCTGCAGTACAAGGTGGACGTAGACAGCGTGCACGAGCGGGTGCAGAGAATGCAACAGGCCACCCCATGCATCTGGTGGAAAGCCATTAGTTACCACTATGTCCGGAGGACTCGGCAGGTCACCCGCTACCGCAATGGGGACGCCTACACCACCACCCAGGTGTATCACGAGAGGGTCAACACCCACGTGGCGGAGGCCGAGTTTGACTACTCCAACTGTGGGGTCAAGGACATCTCCAAGGACCTGATGGACCTGGAGAGCTACCCAGCCACTCGGCTCCGCTTCACCAAATGCTTCAGCTTTGCCAATGTTGAGTCCGAGAACTCCTACCTGACCCAGCGCGCCCGCTTCTTCACCGAGAACGAGGGGCTGGACGACTACatggaggccagggaggggaTGCACCTCAAGAATGTGGACTTTAAGGAATACATGGTGGCCTTTTCAGACCCAGACAACCTGCCCTGGTATGTGTCCCACTATGTCTTCTGGGTGGCTGCCCTGCTGAGCCTGTCCTGGCCTCTGCGGGTGCTGAATGAGTACCGCACCTCCTACGTCCATTACCACGTGGAGAAGCTCTTTGGGTTTGACTTTGTGGCcgtaacaccagctgaggagcgcTCCTTCTGCAGGAGGATGCCCCGTGTCAACACGGTGGACAGCACTGAGCTGGAGTGGCACATCCGGTCCAACCAGCAGCTAGTGCCCAGCTACTCAGAAGCCGTCCTGATGGACTTGGTGGGGCTCTCCAGCTGCACTAGCTACTCTGCTTGCAGGTACGGGGGCTACCGGCAGAACTGTGAGCGGTGCCACAGGACTATAAGCAGCTCGTCCATTTTCTCCCGCAGCGCCCTGAGCATCTGTAACGGCAGCCCCAGGATCCCCTTCAGCAGCAGCCGCTTCTCGCTGGGCCGCCTCTATGGCTCCCGGCGCAGCTGTCTCTGGCAGAGCCGGAGCGGGAGCCTGAACGAGCAGAGCTGCCCGACCGAGCAAACCCgcctctccagccaggtcaccgtGGAAGAGGAGGACCCTCCTGCTTACCAGGATGCCCTCTACTTCCCTGTCCTTATCGTGCATCGCAACGAGGGCTGCCTCAACCACGACCACCGTCACCTCCATCGGAATGGGTCCTGCATGGAGACCTCACTGTGA